The Clostridiaceae bacterium HFYG-1003 genome includes a window with the following:
- a CDS encoding Gfo/Idh/MocA family oxidoreductase — translation MKFAIIGCGRISVNHFAAAQANGLEIVAICDVIPERMDEKAQAFGLAQVKKYTDYREMLRHEAIDLAAICTESGKHGSIALDCIDAGVHLIIEKPITLSLPEADEIIRRSTAKGVTVCACHQNRFNKSVQKIREAMEHGRFGRLLHGTAHIRWNRGESYYSQAPWRGTWEQDGGALMNQCIHNIDLLRWMMGNEIEEVVAYTDNLMHPFIEAEDLGMALVKFSNGSYGIIEGTTNIFPQNLEETLYLFGQDGTVKAGGKSVNIIEEWLFRDQLDDPEEIKTVYHENPPNVYGFGHTPLYQDVIAAIREGRPPYITAQDGRNALELVLAIYQSAASGKPVRLPLTEVASTDFEGRFSDRIDVEHVAQVKRRLRETN, via the coding sequence ATGAAATTTGCAATTATCGGCTGCGGCCGGATTTCGGTTAATCATTTTGCGGCGGCCCAGGCCAACGGCCTGGAGATTGTTGCCATCTGCGATGTGATTCCGGAGAGAATGGATGAAAAGGCACAGGCGTTTGGGCTTGCCCAGGTTAAGAAATACACGGATTACCGTGAGATGCTCAGGCATGAGGCCATCGACCTTGCGGCCATCTGCACCGAGTCGGGCAAACACGGGTCCATTGCCCTGGACTGCATTGATGCCGGGGTTCATCTGATCATTGAAAAGCCGATCACGCTGTCCCTGCCGGAAGCCGATGAAATCATCCGGCGCAGTACGGCCAAGGGGGTAACGGTGTGTGCCTGCCACCAGAACCGGTTCAATAAATCGGTCCAGAAGATCCGTGAGGCCATGGAACACGGCCGGTTCGGCCGTCTCCTGCACGGAACCGCCCACATCCGCTGGAACCGCGGTGAATCCTATTACAGCCAGGCTCCCTGGCGGGGAACCTGGGAACAGGACGGCGGCGCGCTGATGAATCAGTGCATCCACAATATCGATCTCCTGCGCTGGATGATGGGCAATGAGATCGAAGAAGTGGTCGCCTACACCGACAACCTGATGCATCCGTTCATTGAGGCGGAAGACCTGGGCATGGCTCTGGTCAAATTCTCCAACGGATCCTACGGCATCATCGAGGGAACAACGAACATTTTCCCGCAGAATCTGGAAGAAACGCTCTACCTGTTTGGTCAGGACGGTACCGTTAAGGCCGGCGGAAAATCCGTCAACATTATCGAAGAATGGCTGTTCCGTGACCAGCTGGATGATCCGGAAGAGATCAAAACGGTGTACCATGAGAATCCCCCCAATGTCTATGGGTTTGGCCATACGCCGCTGTATCAGGATGTCATCGCTGCCATTCGGGAAGGGCGTCCGCCGTACATCACGGCGCAGGACGGACGCAATGCCCTGGAACTGGTGCTGGCCATCTATCAGTCGGCGGCGTCCGGCAAGCCGGTCAGACTGCCCCTGACAGAGGTGGCATCCACCGACTTTGAAGGCCGGTTCAGCGACCGGATCGATGTCGAGCATGTTGCCCAGGTCAAACGCAGGCTGCGGGAGACCAACTGA
- a CDS encoding nucleotide sugar dehydrogenase: protein MKNELLKKIQDRAITVGVVGLGYVGLPLAVEKAKAGFQTIGFDVQEQKVDWVNDGHNYIGDVVDDDLKTLVQQGMLRATNDFSFIRDVDFVAICVPTPLDAYQQPDISYVKSSTEAIAGYLKKGSIVVLESTTYPGTTEELLKPILEAGSGLTCGEDFYLGFSPERVDPGNKHYNTKNTPKVVGGVGKDATEVIAAMYRAVLAGDILEVSSPAVAEMEKILENTYRNINIGLVNEMAIICDKMGISVWEVIDAAKTKPYGFQAFYPGPGLGGHCIPLDPYYLTWKAREYDYHTKLIETSGEINNYMPQYVIERAARVLNRHRKPLNGSKILILGVAYKNDIDDYRESPALKVIENFEKQGSEVTFFDPYIPEYKFKGQNHQGLTELTIETVGQYDLVVITTAHGVMDYEAINREAQAILDTRNAMKYIADRSKIDLL, encoded by the coding sequence ATGAAAAATGAACTGTTGAAGAAGATTCAGGATCGTGCGATCACGGTCGGGGTCGTGGGACTTGGCTATGTCGGCCTGCCGCTGGCCGTGGAAAAGGCAAAAGCCGGATTCCAGACCATCGGCTTTGACGTCCAGGAGCAGAAAGTGGACTGGGTGAACGACGGCCATAACTATATCGGCGATGTGGTAGATGACGATCTGAAAACCCTGGTTCAGCAGGGCATGCTGCGGGCCACCAATGACTTCTCGTTTATCCGTGATGTCGACTTCGTCGCCATCTGCGTTCCGACGCCGCTGGATGCGTATCAGCAGCCGGACATCAGCTATGTCAAGAGTTCTACGGAAGCCATAGCGGGGTACCTGAAAAAAGGTAGCATTGTGGTTCTGGAGTCCACCACCTATCCCGGTACAACGGAAGAACTGCTGAAGCCGATTCTGGAGGCTGGCTCAGGACTGACCTGCGGCGAGGATTTCTATCTGGGATTCTCTCCCGAGCGGGTCGATCCGGGCAATAAACATTACAATACCAAGAACACCCCGAAGGTAGTGGGCGGAGTCGGCAAGGATGCCACCGAAGTCATCGCGGCCATGTACCGGGCGGTTCTGGCCGGCGATATTCTGGAAGTTTCGTCTCCGGCTGTCGCTGAAATGGAAAAGATCCTGGAAAACACCTACCGCAACATCAACATCGGACTGGTCAATGAAATGGCGATTATCTGCGATAAAATGGGCATCTCCGTCTGGGAAGTGATCGACGCGGCCAAAACAAAGCCTTACGGCTTCCAGGCCTTCTACCCGGGCCCGGGTCTGGGCGGCCACTGCATTCCGCTGGATCCCTATTATCTGACCTGGAAAGCCAGAGAGTATGATTATCACACCAAGCTGATTGAAACGTCGGGTGAAATCAACAACTACATGCCCCAGTACGTCATCGAGCGCGCCGCCCGGGTGCTGAACCGGCATCGGAAACCGCTCAACGGCTCCAAGATCCTGATACTGGGTGTTGCCTACAAGAATGACATAGACGACTACCGCGAATCCCCGGCACTGAAAGTCATTGAAAACTTTGAGAAGCAGGGCAGCGAAGTGACATTCTTTGATCCCTACATCCCGGAATACAAGTTCAAGGGTCAAAATCATCAGGGACTGACGGAACTCACTATCGAAACCGTGGGACAGTATGACCTGGTTGTGATCACTACGGCCCATGGCGTCATGGATTATGAAGCCATCAACCGGGAAGCCCAGGCGATCCTGGATACCCGGAATGCCATGAAATACATTGCGGATCGGTCCAAGATCGATCTGTTATAG
- a CDS encoding DegT/DnrJ/EryC1/StrS family aminotransferase has protein sequence MEFRDLKSQYLALKEAIDPRVMEIMGSAQFIGGKPVRELEEMLADYVGVKHCISCANGTDALMLVLKAWGIGPGDAVFVPDFTFFASAEAVSVTGATPVFVDVLEDTFNLDPKALEQAIRKVRAEGRLTPKAVVAVDLFGLAADYPTLEPLCRREGLKLLEDGAQGFSGAIGDRRNCSFGDAATTSFFPAKPLGCYGDGGAVFTNDDAVAALIRSLAVHGKGEEKYDNVRIGYNSRLDTIQAVILQEKFKALRDYELDDITGAAANYDDLLRGVAQTPIIPQGYTSGWAQYTIKCKDEVQRDHVMTELKARGIPTMVYYPKPMHRQTAYANLAVNEAELAVSTDLCRRVLALPLSPYITPADQEAVAAALKDALHA, from the coding sequence TTGGAATTCAGAGATCTGAAAAGCCAGTATCTGGCACTAAAGGAAGCCATTGACCCCAGAGTCATGGAAATCATGGGCTCCGCCCAGTTCATCGGCGGGAAGCCGGTGCGGGAGCTGGAAGAAATGCTGGCAGATTATGTCGGAGTGAAGCACTGCATCAGCTGTGCCAATGGCACGGATGCTCTGATGCTGGTATTGAAGGCGTGGGGCATCGGACCCGGCGACGCCGTCTTCGTTCCTGACTTTACGTTTTTCGCCTCCGCGGAGGCTGTCAGCGTAACCGGGGCGACCCCGGTGTTTGTCGATGTCCTGGAGGACACGTTCAACCTCGATCCCAAAGCATTGGAACAGGCCATTCGCAAGGTTCGGGCGGAAGGCCGCCTGACCCCGAAAGCGGTGGTAGCCGTTGACTTATTTGGTCTGGCGGCGGATTATCCGACCCTGGAACCGCTGTGCCGGCGCGAAGGCCTGAAGCTTCTGGAAGATGGGGCGCAGGGATTTTCCGGGGCCATCGGAGATCGCCGAAACTGCAGTTTCGGTGATGCTGCCACCACTTCCTTCTTCCCGGCCAAGCCGTTAGGCTGCTATGGCGACGGCGGAGCGGTCTTCACCAATGATGATGCAGTGGCTGCGCTGATCCGCTCCCTGGCGGTGCACGGCAAAGGGGAGGAGAAGTATGACAATGTCCGCATTGGGTACAATTCACGGCTGGATACGATCCAGGCGGTGATTTTACAGGAAAAGTTCAAGGCCCTCAGAGACTATGAGCTGGATGACATTACCGGAGCAGCCGCCAACTACGACGATCTGCTCCGGGGTGTGGCTCAGACTCCCATCATTCCTCAGGGGTATACCTCCGGCTGGGCGCAGTATACCATTAAATGCAAGGATGAAGTGCAGCGCGATCATGTCATGACCGAGCTCAAAGCCCGGGGAATTCCTACCATGGTGTATTATCCCAAACCGATGCACCGGCAGACCGCCTATGCCAACTTGGCCGTCAATGAGGCGGAGCTGGCGGTTTCAACCGACCTGTGCCGGCGTGTACTGGCTCTGCCATTGTCGCCCTATATCACGCCAGCGGATCAGGAAGCCGTTGCTGCGGCGTTAAAGGACGCTCTTCATGCCTAA
- the wecB gene encoding UDP-N-acetylglucosamine 2-epimerase (non-hydrolyzing) produces the protein MKRILVIFGTRPEAIKMCPLVLELKSREEFETIVCVSGQHREMLDQVLDVFGIVPDHDLSIMKPRQTLNDLTTNILTRLKKVLELENPDLVLVHGDTTTTFAASLTCFYENIPVGHVEAGLRTFDIHSPFPEEFNRRAVSLVADLHFAPTATARENLLREGVDPARVFVTGNTAIDALRTTISPDFEHDVLDWVGDSKMILITAHRRENQGEPMDHMFQALAQILQERPELKAVYPIHLNPDIRATADRILGHLDNLLLIPPLDVLEFHNIMARAYVVMTDSGGIQEEAPALGIPVLVMRNTTERPEGIESGTLKLVGTQIEEITTALYQLLDDQAEYDRMSQARNPYGDGTASRQIAQILSETMNR, from the coding sequence ATGAAAAGAATTCTTGTCATTTTTGGCACGAGACCGGAAGCCATCAAAATGTGCCCCCTGGTTCTGGAACTGAAAAGCCGCGAGGAGTTTGAAACCATTGTCTGTGTTTCCGGCCAGCATCGCGAAATGCTGGATCAGGTGCTGGATGTCTTTGGCATTGTGCCGGATCATGATCTTTCCATTATGAAACCCAGACAGACCCTGAATGACCTGACCACAAATATCCTGACGCGGTTAAAGAAAGTGCTGGAGCTGGAAAACCCTGATCTGGTCCTGGTTCATGGCGACACGACCACAACCTTTGCCGCTTCCTTAACCTGTTTCTATGAAAATATCCCGGTGGGGCACGTAGAGGCAGGGCTGCGCACCTTTGACATTCATTCGCCCTTTCCCGAGGAATTCAACCGACGGGCGGTATCTTTGGTGGCGGATCTCCATTTCGCCCCGACGGCTACTGCCAGAGAAAATCTGCTGCGGGAAGGGGTTGACCCCGCGCGTGTCTTTGTGACGGGCAACACGGCCATAGATGCTCTGCGCACCACGATCAGCCCGGACTTTGAGCATGATGTGCTCGATTGGGTGGGCGACTCCAAAATGATCCTGATCACGGCTCACCGCCGGGAAAATCAGGGGGAACCGATGGATCACATGTTCCAGGCACTGGCTCAAATCTTGCAGGAGAGACCCGAATTGAAGGCAGTCTACCCGATCCACCTGAATCCGGATATCCGGGCAACCGCCGATCGGATCCTGGGTCACTTGGACAATCTGCTGCTGATTCCCCCGCTGGATGTTCTGGAGTTCCACAACATTATGGCTCGGGCTTATGTAGTCATGACAGACTCCGGAGGAATCCAGGAAGAAGCGCCGGCGCTGGGCATACCTGTTCTGGTCATGCGCAACACGACCGAACGGCCGGAAGGGATAGAATCCGGCACCCTCAAACTGGTCGGGACCCAAATTGAGGAAATCACCACAGCCCTGTATCAGCTCCTGGATGACCAGGCCGAGTATGACCGAATGAGTCAGGCCAGGAATCCTTACGGCGACGGAACGGCATCCAGACAGATCGCGCAGATCCTGTCGGAGACCATGAATCGCTGA
- the murJ gene encoding murein biosynthesis integral membrane protein MurJ: MPKKPLTPEENLNQKPAAETTSSSKGKSARSAVILLMALSAFTKVFGFIRDILLGRFFGIGETAEAYKIAQTIPMIILMMVGTGISTGFIPTFNRTQMKKGRDQAHRFLANTTNVTILIGIVFSLIVTLYPGFFVKLFASGFTGSKLELTKQFTRIAVWGVVFSFMSYLLQPYLQIHDNFWVPALVGIPMNLVFYLSYPAAKYLNPLFLPIGIVLSVLVQVLWMIPFARRLGYRWQPVIDFQDRELQHLLALAAPVVLGVAVNQINVVVDKTMASRLLDGGVASLDYASKMNGFVQGIFVYSIIAVIYPKISKLFYQKDLKGVEDMTTNSMVTMALVVIPCVMGLMVLSHQIIYLLFFGGEFDERAVNLTGGAMFYYAPGLIGYAFREIFSRIFYSMSDSRTPMITAAIAVGINVVLNLLLSSFMGINGLALATSISSLISAGLLVIILRWRGEISLQYRSMAGKLLKITFASLVMGATAWFSFHQLEAMAGTKLGVMASILLSAVVYGLLILCLKIPEVDQIVQAVWKKIRRA, translated from the coding sequence ATGCCTAAGAAACCGCTCACCCCGGAGGAAAATCTGAACCAGAAACCTGCGGCTGAAACCACCAGCAGCTCAAAGGGAAAGTCTGCCCGATCGGCGGTCATCCTGCTGATGGCATTGTCAGCATTTACGAAAGTGTTCGGATTTATCCGCGATATCCTGCTCGGCCGGTTCTTTGGGATCGGTGAAACGGCCGAAGCCTACAAAATCGCTCAGACCATCCCCATGATCATCCTGATGATGGTGGGGACAGGAATTTCCACGGGCTTCATTCCGACCTTCAACCGGACTCAGATGAAGAAGGGCAGGGACCAGGCCCACCGGTTCCTGGCCAATACAACCAATGTGACGATCCTGATCGGGATCGTCTTCAGTCTCATTGTTACGCTGTATCCCGGATTTTTTGTGAAGCTGTTTGCCTCAGGCTTTACCGGCAGCAAGCTGGAACTGACCAAGCAATTCACCCGAATTGCGGTGTGGGGCGTGGTATTCTCATTTATGAGCTATCTGCTGCAGCCCTATCTGCAGATTCACGACAACTTCTGGGTGCCGGCACTGGTGGGGATTCCGATGAACCTCGTGTTCTATCTGTCCTATCCAGCCGCAAAGTACCTGAATCCTCTGTTCCTGCCCATCGGGATTGTTCTTTCGGTGCTGGTTCAGGTTCTTTGGATGATTCCTTTTGCCCGGCGGCTGGGCTATCGCTGGCAGCCGGTGATTGATTTTCAGGACCGGGAACTCCAGCATCTGCTGGCTCTGGCGGCGCCGGTGGTGCTGGGAGTGGCTGTCAATCAGATCAACGTTGTCGTGGACAAGACCATGGCTTCCCGGCTGCTGGACGGCGGGGTGGCTTCTCTGGACTATGCCAGCAAGATGAATGGCTTTGTACAGGGGATCTTTGTTTACTCGATCATCGCCGTCATCTATCCCAAGATCAGCAAGCTGTTTTATCAGAAAGATCTCAAAGGAGTGGAGGACATGACAACCAATTCCATGGTGACCATGGCGCTGGTAGTCATTCCGTGTGTCATGGGGCTGATGGTTTTAAGCCACCAGATCATCTATCTGCTGTTTTTTGGCGGAGAATTTGATGAACGGGCCGTCAATCTGACCGGCGGCGCCATGTTCTATTATGCGCCGGGCTTGATTGGTTATGCCTTCCGTGAAATCTTCTCCCGAATTTTCTATTCCATGAGTGATTCCAGAACCCCCATGATAACAGCGGCCATTGCCGTTGGAATCAATGTGGTCCTGAACCTGTTGCTGTCGAGTTTTATGGGCATCAATGGCCTGGCTTTGGCTACCTCGATTTCCTCACTGATCAGTGCCGGCCTGCTGGTAATTATCCTGCGCTGGCGCGGAGAGATTTCGCTGCAGTATCGGTCCATGGCAGGGAAGCTTTTAAAAATCACGTTCGCGTCCCTGGTAATGGGTGCCACGGCATGGTTCTCGTTCCATCAGCTGGAAGCAATGGCGGGGACAAAACTGGGTGTTATGGCTTCCATTCTTCTCTCTGCCGTCGTTTATGGTCTTCTGATCTTGTGTCTGAAGATCCCCGAAGTGGATCAGATCGTCCAGGCTGTCTGGAAAAAGATTCGTCGGGCCTGA
- the frlD gene encoding fructoselysine 6-kinase: MKIAAAGDNCIDWYDEAETGYPGGNAVNVAVYFKRLGGEASYTGAVGPDDHGTILRSALLYKGVDITHLYTLPGQTAVTHVAVKEGDRIFGAYEEGVVGDFDLQATDIDFLCDHDLVVTGCWGHLEHHLAGLKQRGLQTAYDASTDPNSPAAYLAAASTDYFFYSAQSPDGPELRKQMANIKARGPRLVIATLGESGSLVFDGTEYHQYGIVPCEAVDSLGAGDSYIAGFLKGILLDLPIIDCMALGAESASITLEYKGAW, translated from the coding sequence ATGAAGATTGCAGCAGCAGGGGATAACTGCATCGACTGGTATGATGAGGCCGAAACGGGGTATCCGGGAGGGAATGCGGTCAATGTGGCCGTCTATTTTAAGCGACTGGGGGGAGAAGCCTCCTACACCGGAGCGGTGGGGCCGGATGATCATGGAACCATTCTGCGCAGCGCGTTGTTGTACAAAGGGGTCGACATTACTCATCTGTACACTCTTCCGGGCCAGACGGCAGTGACGCATGTTGCCGTCAAAGAGGGAGACCGGATCTTCGGGGCCTATGAAGAAGGAGTGGTGGGTGACTTTGATCTGCAGGCGACTGACATCGACTTTCTGTGCGATCACGATCTGGTAGTCACCGGCTGCTGGGGACATCTGGAACACCACCTGGCCGGTCTGAAACAACGCGGACTACAGACCGCCTATGACGCGTCGACGGACCCAAACAGTCCCGCAGCTTATCTGGCGGCAGCATCCACAGATTATTTCTTCTATTCTGCGCAAAGCCCGGATGGTCCGGAACTTCGCAAACAGATGGCGAATATCAAAGCCCGGGGACCACGTCTGGTCATTGCGACCCTGGGTGAATCCGGCAGTCTGGTTTTTGATGGTACTGAGTATCATCAGTACGGCATTGTCCCCTGTGAAGCGGTGGACTCACTGGGAGCAGGAGACAGTTATATCGCGGGTTTCCTCAAAGGCATTCTGCTGGACCTGCCCATCATTGACTGCATGGCACTGGGGGCAGAAAGTGCAAGCATTACGCTGGAATATAAAGGAGCCTGGTAA
- a CDS encoding glycosyltransferase family 4 protein — protein sequence MNVLYIDHYAGSETLGMEFRPFYLAHEWRRAGIDTTILAADYSHLRSHNPDIGEDLEEKVIDGVRFCFLRTRHYHGNNFDRILSMAQFVQKGMKAADELIRRYQPDVVICSSTYPMDTWIGQKIKRKSGAMLIHEIHDLWPLSPRLLGGYSKHHPFIAAMQVAEDSAYRQSDCIVSVLPNVKPYIQSRGFTTPVIHIPNGLPPSYFKEAGTPPEVSDRVANRIQKLKEQGKFVVGYAGGISVSNAMEDLIRAMIHLKDHPEIACVVIGDGILKSELLRLKEEQQLNGVHFEDPIPKAQVIGTLSECDALYLGSQPSPLYEYGVSANKIFDYLLAGRPIINAWDTEHSPMDEVGNTLKARAGDARDIADRILEAKGLKEEERTKIYEESRRFVREMHHYGKLSDDFRRLFRKRKEDKKS from the coding sequence ATGAACGTACTATACATTGACCATTATGCCGGCTCAGAAACCCTGGGGATGGAATTTCGCCCCTTTTACCTGGCTCATGAGTGGCGCAGGGCGGGAATTGACACGACCATCCTGGCGGCTGATTATTCTCATCTGCGCAGCCATAATCCGGACATCGGCGAAGACCTGGAAGAAAAAGTCATTGACGGGGTCCGCTTTTGTTTTCTAAGGACCAGGCATTATCACGGCAATAATTTTGACCGTATTCTGTCTATGGCGCAGTTTGTTCAGAAGGGCATGAAAGCCGCCGATGAACTCATCCGGCGCTACCAGCCGGATGTGGTCATCTGTTCCTCCACGTATCCAATGGATACCTGGATCGGGCAGAAAATCAAACGAAAATCCGGGGCGATGCTGATCCATGAGATTCATGATCTCTGGCCGCTGTCACCGCGCCTTCTGGGCGGTTATTCCAAGCATCATCCCTTCATCGCGGCGATGCAGGTTGCGGAAGATTCGGCCTACCGTCAATCGGACTGCATCGTTTCGGTTCTGCCGAATGTGAAGCCCTATATTCAGTCCCGAGGCTTCACGACTCCGGTAATCCACATTCCCAATGGACTGCCGCCATCCTATTTCAAGGAAGCCGGCACTCCGCCGGAGGTCAGCGACCGCGTCGCGAACCGGATTCAGAAACTGAAAGAGCAGGGGAAATTTGTCGTCGGTTATGCCGGAGGCATCTCGGTCAGCAACGCCATGGAGGATTTGATCCGCGCCATGATTCATCTGAAGGATCATCCCGAGATTGCCTGCGTGGTTATCGGTGACGGCATTCTGAAGAGTGAGCTCCTTCGCCTGAAGGAAGAGCAACAGCTGAATGGGGTGCATTTTGAAGATCCCATTCCCAAAGCTCAGGTCATTGGGACACTTTCTGAATGCGACGCGCTGTATCTTGGCAGCCAGCCTTCGCCGCTTTATGAATATGGAGTGTCCGCCAACAAGATCTTCGATTATTTGCTGGCTGGCCGTCCCATCATCAACGCCTGGGATACGGAGCACAGCCCGATGGATGAAGTCGGGAATACCCTGAAAGCCCGTGCCGGAGATGCCCGGGACATTGCTGACCGGATCCTGGAGGCGAAGGGTCTGAAAGAGGAAGAACGAACAAAGATTTATGAGGAATCCAGACGTTTTGTCCGTGAAATGCATCACTATGGCAAGCTGTCCGATGACTTCCGCAGATTATTCCGTAAACGAAAAGAGGATAAAAAATCATGA
- a CDS encoding N-acetyltransferase: MSESMEQHLPEAAPALEKDYFVHESAYIDEDVQIGTGTKVWHFGHIQRGARIGEHCSLGQNVNISNNVIIGSGVKIQNNVTVYEGVELEDYVFCGPSMVFTNDLTPRAKYPKGRVGYLKTKVKYGASIGANATIVCGVTLGEWCLIGAGAVVVRDVKAHALMLGSPARQRGWVCECGKVLPGELHCSCGRSYELTETEELKELK, translated from the coding sequence ATGAGCGAATCGATGGAACAACATCTGCCAGAGGCTGCTCCGGCCTTGGAGAAGGACTATTTTGTCCATGAGTCGGCATATATCGATGAGGACGTACAGATCGGCACTGGAACAAAGGTTTGGCATTTCGGCCATATTCAGCGGGGTGCCCGCATCGGGGAACACTGCTCCCTGGGACAGAATGTCAATATCTCGAACAATGTCATCATTGGCAGCGGAGTCAAGATTCAGAACAACGTGACGGTCTACGAGGGGGTGGAGCTGGAAGATTATGTCTTCTGCGGCCCCTCCATGGTATTTACCAACGACCTGACTCCCCGGGCCAAATATCCCAAGGGACGGGTCGGCTATCTGAAGACAAAAGTAAAATATGGCGCATCGATCGGCGCCAATGCCACCATCGTATGCGGCGTCACACTGGGCGAATGGTGTCTGATCGGTGCCGGTGCCGTTGTGGTGCGGGATGTGAAAGCCCATGCCCTGATGCTGGGCAGTCCGGCCCGTCAGCGCGGCTGGGTCTGCGAATGTGGCAAGGTTCTGCCCGGGGAACTGCACTGCAGCTGTGGTCGTTCCTATGAACTGACTGAGACCGAGGAACTGAAGGAGTTGAAATAG
- a CDS encoding SH3 domain-containing protein, producing the protein MKILKYMIFLVAVLSFMVFFGHKETLSPEESLAITEFENLTAQNSTTPVAAADPTPGAGSTTSAGSQPQTSPATDTTPLYLKTTPNGTVLEDSVNVRSGPGLDFPVVTQLYKGDQVILGNNFNGWYELNLDGRKYYISADFVLMAPVQ; encoded by the coding sequence ATGAAAATCCTGAAGTACATGATCTTCCTGGTTGCCGTCCTCTCCTTCATGGTCTTCTTTGGCCATAAAGAGACATTGAGTCCCGAAGAATCACTGGCAATAACGGAATTTGAAAACCTGACAGCGCAAAATTCAACTACGCCGGTTGCGGCCGCTGACCCAACCCCTGGTGCCGGATCCACAACATCAGCCGGTTCCCAGCCGCAAACCAGTCCTGCCACAGATACCACTCCACTGTATTTGAAAACAACCCCCAATGGTACAGTCCTGGAGGACTCCGTTAATGTCCGATCTGGACCAGGCCTTGATTTCCCGGTTGTCACCCAGCTGTACAAAGGAGATCAGGTCATCCTTGGCAACAACTTCAATGGCTGGTATGAACTGAATTTGGATGGACGCAAGTACTATATTTCAGCCGATTTTGTGCTTATGGCACCTGTCCAGTAA
- a CDS encoding SIS domain-containing protein translates to MLNLDVERQVMSVTGALELRPRIEAVVDQFCQVGYDAVFIMGIGGTWASGLQTQAHVKARSAIPFDVEHASEYLTTGNRRITDRSIVLFSSVTGTTEEMVQASRKVKQTGARILGFIDLEHTALEEFCDYCISYPKNEQLKFFMTADRFLYQAGDFPEYDTYYEEMEAHLPQALAEVEKAADEWAQEFAADKYRYCLENPHMPHYFIGSGTQWGATYSYAMCYWEEQLWLRTKSISAAEFFHGTLEIIDAQTPVVLYIGEDAQRPLAERVARFLPKVCRNYTVIDSKNYELKGIREEYRGSVSHLILRAVNNRIDAHMEREFCHPMGIRRYYRQFDY, encoded by the coding sequence ATGTTGAATCTGGATGTCGAACGGCAGGTCATGAGCGTAACAGGGGCACTGGAGCTGCGGCCAAGGATTGAAGCGGTGGTGGACCAGTTCTGCCAGGTGGGCTATGATGCTGTTTTCATCATGGGCATTGGGGGAACCTGGGCGTCCGGTCTTCAGACACAAGCTCATGTTAAGGCGAGAAGCGCCATCCCGTTTGATGTAGAACATGCATCGGAATATCTGACTACCGGTAACCGAAGGATTACGGATCGTTCCATCGTTCTGTTCTCTTCGGTCACCGGCACTACGGAAGAGATGGTACAGGCATCGAGAAAAGTGAAGCAGACCGGTGCCAGGATTCTTGGATTCATTGATCTGGAACATACCGCGTTGGAGGAGTTCTGTGATTATTGCATCTCCTATCCGAAGAATGAGCAGCTGAAGTTCTTTATGACGGCTGATCGATTTCTGTATCAGGCTGGAGATTTTCCTGAATACGACACATATTATGAAGAGATGGAGGCGCACCTGCCGCAGGCTCTCGCCGAAGTGGAGAAAGCAGCGGATGAATGGGCTCAGGAGTTCGCGGCGGACAAATACCGCTACTGCCTGGAGAATCCGCACATGCCGCATTATTTCATTGGTTCAGGCACTCAATGGGGTGCGACCTATTCCTATGCCATGTGCTACTGGGAAGAGCAGTTGTGGCTCCGGACCAAATCCATCAGCGCAGCCGAATTTTTCCACGGAACACTGGAAATCATTGATGCCCAGACCCCGGTGGTGCTGTATATCGGAGAGGATGCCCAGCGTCCCTTAGCGGAGCGAGTGGCCAGATTCCTTCCGAAAGTGTGCAGAAACTATACGGTGATTGATTCGAAAAACTACGAGCTGAAAGGAATTCGGGAAGAATACAGAGGCTCTGTTTCCCACTTGATTTTAAGAGCTGTGAACAATCGCATCGATGCCCATATGGAACGTGAATTTTGCCATCCCATGGGGATCCGGCGCTACTACCGTCAATTCGATTATTAG